Proteins found in one Abyssibius alkaniclasticus genomic segment:
- a CDS encoding AAA family ATPase — protein MFHPEDLTRFYEKHAPTLALLDEVSKILNSRFYQMEDAVEAMMLAALSGEAMVMIGPPGTAKSRLVRSFCHLVGLVDNDALNFNASRDDAPRQHRDYFEYLLTQFTEPSELFGFYDLRDLQTTGLVRKSENMMQEAKVVFLDEIFNASSAILNSLLTFVNERKFHDHGKAEPVALELLFAATNHPPQEAGLTAVYDRFLLRCHVQNIARRDVDVAEISDLIKAGWSETHATLLDRSAFEGHDLMAGLAALRLDVDVQTKNGGLRINLEDPIYTELTDLVRETVRRDLSLMSNRRMIKLTGLMFYMRLLRAVREDSSEVAIQPRDLDVVTRFSLDREDPSLLARYQQRWAEL, from the coding sequence ATGTTCCACCCAGAAGACCTGACACGATTTTACGAAAAACACGCCCCGACTCTGGCGCTGCTCGATGAGGTCTCGAAAATCCTCAACAGCCGCTTTTATCAAATGGAAGATGCGGTTGAGGCGATGATGCTCGCCGCGCTTTCGGGCGAGGCGATGGTGATGATCGGGCCGCCGGGCACGGCCAAATCGCGGCTTGTCCGCTCGTTTTGCCACCTTGTCGGGCTGGTCGACAATGATGCGCTGAATTTCAATGCCTCGCGCGATGACGCGCCGCGCCAGCACCGCGATTATTTCGAATATCTGCTCACGCAATTCACCGAACCGAGCGAGCTTTTCGGCTTTTACGATCTGCGCGACCTGCAAACCACCGGGCTGGTGCGCAAAAGCGAAAACATGATGCAGGAAGCCAAGGTTGTGTTTCTTGACGAGATCTTCAACGCCTCCAGCGCCATCCTCAACTCGCTTCTGACCTTTGTGAACGAGCGCAAGTTCCATGACCACGGCAAGGCCGAGCCCGTGGCGCTGGAACTGCTCTTTGCCGCCACCAACCACCCCCCGCAAGAGGCGGGCCTCACCGCGGTTTACGACCGTTTCCTGCTGCGCTGCCATGTGCAGAACATCGCGCGGCGCGATGTGGACGTTGCCGAAATTTCAGACCTGATCAAGGCCGGCTGGTCGGAGACCCATGCCACATTGCTCGACCGTTCTGCCTTTGAGGGCCATGACCTGATGGCCGGGCTGGCGGCCTTGCGGCTTGATGTCGATGTGCAAACCAAAAACGGCGGGCTGCGCATCAACCTCGAAGACCCTATCTATACCGAGTTGACAGACCTTGTGCGCGAAACCGTGCGCCGCGATCTGTCGCTGATGTCCAACCGCCGCATGATCAAGCTCACCGGGCTGATGTTTTACATGCGCCTGCTGCGGGCCGTGCGTGAAGACAGCAGCGAGGTCGCCATCCAGCCGCGCGATCTGGACGTTGTCACCCGCTTCAGCCTCGACCGTGAAGACCCGTCGCTTTTGGCGCGCTACCAGCAAAGATGGGCCGAGCTTTGA
- a CDS encoding DEAD/DEAH box helicase: MRQLDYQLRVLDVLDAYLDVLKPEKAKAEKVAVLAAQNPELGLTPPDYAEAAWKSLRAAGRLPASRADIPFSPRHDGIGRVVPNVTFKVPTGGGKTYLAVNAISRIMGRYLGANTGFVLWVVPNEAIYAQTLKHLKDRQHAYRQALDRAAAGRVRIMEKGDRLHAADVDRHLCVMVLMLQSGNRQNKETLRMFRDRGDVHGFFPPEGDQLAHRAALEATPNLDGYNDLYPMVKDSLGNALRLIRPIVVMDEGQKATSDLAHETLYGFNPIFVLELTATPKDVAETRPPNPRPARYANLLVEVTGRELHAEDMIKMPLNLDPRQGTDWRATLTAAVAKLDELHRAADTYRADTGRYIRPIMLVQVERTGKDQRDGAHIHSEDVKEWLLQTGYDEAEVAIKTAETNDLNQPENLDLLARTNRVRVIITKSALQEGWDCPFAYVLCSLAASSNKSAMTQLIGRILRQPDAVKTGIAALDECHVITHHADTALVVGAVKDGLEKDGLADLVLTVAGGAASAIAGNSRQLERRAAYQKLDIYLPRVLRADGASLRELDYETDLLAAIDWRDFDPATLAAQIPENPVETATQLQRISLTDSGTEAITGHSVAASTEVLAFDPAYAVRVISDLVPNPFVGRDIVARVLGALRKRGFDDAKLGRHASFIIDELRKGLDSERSTRAEAMFKAEVEAGKIQFRLRLDGRNWQMPHRSITTAPDGAPQVVSSQGGALERSLFAPVYQAELNTEEQSVAVMLDASAAIKWWHRNVALAQGGYGLQGWKRGRIYPDFLFAVDGAGSKRKIVALETKGDHLQNPDTDYKRDVLEFLTKNFNWENAVEAGQLELENTGETVECALILMSDIKAQLPKHLSADATGS; the protein is encoded by the coding sequence ATGCGGCAGCTCGACTATCAACTTCGCGTGCTGGATGTGCTGGACGCCTATCTGGACGTATTGAAACCGGAAAAGGCCAAGGCCGAAAAAGTGGCCGTGCTGGCCGCTCAAAACCCCGAGCTGGGGCTGACCCCGCCCGACTATGCCGAGGCCGCCTGGAAGAGCTTGCGCGCGGCAGGCAGGTTGCCAGCATCGCGCGCCGACATACCGTTTTCGCCCCGCCATGATGGTATTGGCCGTGTCGTGCCCAATGTAACCTTCAAAGTGCCAACCGGCGGCGGCAAAACCTATCTGGCCGTCAACGCGATTTCACGCATCATGGGGCGCTATCTGGGGGCCAATACCGGCTTTGTGCTTTGGGTTGTGCCGAACGAGGCGATTTATGCCCAAACGCTCAAACACCTCAAAGATCGCCAGCACGCTTATCGCCAGGCGCTTGACCGTGCGGCAGCGGGGCGGGTCAGGATCATGGAAAAGGGTGACAGGCTGCACGCCGCCGATGTGGACAGGCATTTATGCGTAATGGTCTTGATGCTGCAATCGGGCAACCGCCAGAACAAGGAAACGCTGCGCATGTTCCGCGACCGTGGCGATGTGCATGGGTTTTTTCCGCCCGAAGGCGACCAGTTGGCGCATCGCGCCGCGCTGGAAGCGACCCCGAATCTTGACGGCTATAACGACCTTTACCCAATGGTGAAGGATAGTTTGGGCAATGCGCTGCGCCTGATCCGCCCCATTGTGGTGATGGATGAAGGGCAAAAGGCAACCTCTGATCTGGCGCATGAAACGCTATACGGGTTCAACCCGATCTTTGTGCTGGAACTGACGGCGACCCCCAAGGATGTTGCCGAAACCCGCCCGCCAAACCCGCGCCCCGCGCGCTATGCCAATTTGTTGGTCGAGGTGACGGGCCGCGAATTGCACGCCGAAGACATGATCAAGATGCCGCTGAACCTTGACCCGCGCCAAGGCACCGACTGGCGGGCAACACTGACAGCGGCGGTAGCGAAGCTGGACGAGCTTCACAGGGCCGCTGACACCTACCGCGCCGATACCGGGCGCTATATCCGCCCGATCATGTTGGTGCAGGTAGAACGCACGGGCAAGGACCAGCGCGACGGTGCGCATATCCATTCCGAAGACGTCAAGGAATGGTTGCTGCAAACCGGCTATGATGAGGCCGAAGTTGCCATAAAAACCGCCGAAACGAATGACCTGAACCAGCCCGAAAACCTTGATCTGCTTGCGCGCACCAACCGGGTCCGGGTGATCATCACGAAATCGGCGCTGCAAGAGGGTTGGGACTGCCCCTTTGCCTATGTGCTGTGTTCACTGGCCGCCAGCAGCAACAAGAGCGCCATGACGCAATTGATTGGGCGCATTTTGCGCCAGCCCGATGCTGTGAAAACCGGCATTGCGGCGCTGGATGAGTGCCATGTGATCACGCATCATGCCGACACGGCGCTTGTTGTCGGCGCGGTCAAGGACGGCTTGGAGAAAGACGGGCTTGCTGATCTGGTCCTGACGGTAGCCGGTGGCGCGGCCAGTGCGATTGCAGGCAACAGCCGCCAGCTTGAGCGCCGCGCAGCGTATCAAAAGCTGGACATATACCTGCCGCGCGTGTTGCGCGCAGACGGTGCAAGCCTGCGCGAGCTGGATTATGAAACCGACCTGCTGGCCGCAATTGATTGGCGCGACTTCGACCCTGCAACACTGGCCGCGCAGATACCCGAAAACCCTGTAGAAACCGCCACGCAGCTCCAGCGCATAAGCCTTACAGACAGCGGCACAGAGGCGATCACGGGGCACAGTGTTGCCGCATCAACCGAAGTGCTGGCATTCGACCCGGCCTATGCGGTGAGGGTCATCTCGGATTTGGTTCCCAACCCTTTTGTTGGTCGCGATATTGTCGCGCGCGTATTGGGCGCGCTGCGCAAGCGTGGCTTTGACGATGCCAAGCTGGGACGCCATGCAAGTTTCATTATTGATGAGTTGCGCAAAGGGCTGGATAGTGAGCGCAGCACACGCGCCGAAGCCATGTTCAAGGCGGAAGTCGAGGCGGGAAAAATCCAGTTTCGGCTGAGGCTCGACGGTCGGAACTGGCAGATGCCACATAGATCAATAACGACCGCGCCCGATGGCGCGCCTCAAGTTGTAAGCAGCCAGGGCGGGGCACTGGAACGCAGCCTGTTCGCGCCCGTCTATCAGGCCGAGTTGAACACTGAAGAGCAAAGCGTGGCCGTCATGCTAGACGCAAGCGCAGCCATCAAATGGTGGCACCGCAACGTTGCCTTGGCGCAAGGCGGCTATGGGCTGCAAGGTTGGAAGCGCGGCAGAATTTATCCCGATTTTCTGTTTGCGGTGGATGGCGCCGGTAGCAAACGCAAGATAGTTGCCCTTGAAACCAAGGGCGATCATCTGCAAAACCCCGACACTGACTATAAGCGCGACGTGCTTGAATTCCTGACCAAAAACTTCAACTGGGAAAACGCCGTTGAAGCCGGGCAGCTCGAATTGGAAAATACCGGCGAAACGGTGGAATGCGCTTTGATCCTGATGTCTGACATCAAAGCGCAACTGCCCAAACACCTTTCGGCCGACGCTACAGGTAGCTAA
- a CDS encoding site-specific DNA-methyltransferase, giving the protein MDGNLIVQGDNLHALKALLPMYAGKVDCIFIDPPYNTGNEGWAYNDNVNAPMIREWLDANPIGIEDGLRHDKWCAMMWPRLRLLYELLAETGSFWMTLDDNEVHRAKLMLDEIFGSTNFVDTVIWHKNYAPKATVQYFSSDHDYILVYAKNINAWKPNLLARTESQDDAYKNLDNDSRGRWRPNNLAARNFYSKGTYRITCPGGRVIDGPPPGSYWRVSEDKLRELDGDGRIWWGQDGNNVPAPKIFLSEVRHGRVAQTIWHWSEVGHTQEAKRQILELFSEAGSEIFGTPKPSRLIDRVVELGAPPNGIILDSFAGSGTTAHAVLEANRRDGGSRKFILVEMEDYADRLTAERVRRVINGYDFTGTQKTELLREKLNWSKLQKADKLTGQVEKIENLLGHEYDKISKTIKDGELIVTGEKAVKNRAEGLGGAFTYCTLGEPVDLDNILTGKDLPSYEALGAVLFHMATSAPLDPAQVDAGKQYLGTVDGQHLWLIYRPDLDWLKSPEAALTLSFARQIAGATPDARHLVFAPARHVSQKMLNDLNLPVEFVPLPFALYRIERE; this is encoded by the coding sequence TTGGATGGCAACCTGATCGTGCAGGGCGACAACCTGCACGCGCTCAAGGCGCTACTGCCCATGTATGCGGGCAAGGTCGACTGCATTTTCATCGACCCGCCCTATAACACCGGCAATGAAGGCTGGGCCTATAACGACAATGTCAACGCCCCGATGATCAGGGAATGGCTGGACGCCAACCCGATCGGGATCGAGGACGGGCTACGCCACGACAAATGGTGCGCGATGATGTGGCCCCGGCTGCGGTTGTTGTATGAGTTGCTGGCGGAAACCGGCAGTTTCTGGATGACGCTGGATGACAATGAAGTGCATCGGGCGAAGTTGATGCTGGATGAAATATTTGGAAGCACGAATTTTGTTGATACCGTTATCTGGCACAAGAACTACGCCCCGAAAGCAACAGTCCAATACTTTTCGTCAGACCACGACTATATTTTAGTCTATGCAAAAAACATTAATGCGTGGAAGCCAAATCTGCTCGCGCGGACTGAAAGCCAAGATGATGCATATAAAAATCTAGACAACGATTCTAGGGGCCGATGGCGGCCAAATAATCTTGCAGCTAGGAATTTCTATAGCAAAGGGACTTATAGAATTACTTGCCCCGGAGGCAGAGTTATTGATGGGCCACCACCGGGGTCTTACTGGCGAGTTTCAGAAGATAAACTTCGTGAATTAGACGGCGATGGCCGAATTTGGTGGGGGCAAGATGGCAACAATGTGCCAGCGCCAAAAATTTTTCTGTCTGAGGTCAGACATGGCCGTGTGGCACAAACAATTTGGCACTGGTCGGAGGTGGGCCACACGCAGGAAGCAAAACGGCAGATTTTGGAATTATTTTCCGAGGCTGGGAGTGAGATTTTTGGAACGCCCAAGCCCAGTAGGCTGATTGATAGAGTGGTTGAACTTGGAGCGCCGCCCAACGGAATTATCCTAGACTCCTTCGCCGGATCCGGCACCACAGCCCATGCCGTTCTTGAGGCCAACAGGCGCGATGGCGGCAGTCGCAAATTCATCCTTGTTGAAATGGAGGATTATGCCGACCGGCTGACCGCCGAGCGGGTGCGGCGGGTGATCAACGGCTATGACTTCACCGGCACCCAGAAAACCGAGCTTTTGCGCGAAAAGCTGAATTGGTCCAAACTGCAAAAAGCCGACAAGCTGACCGGGCAGGTTGAAAAAATCGAAAACTTGCTCGGCCATGAATATGACAAGATCAGCAAAACCATCAAAGATGGCGAGTTGATCGTGACCGGCGAAAAGGCCGTCAAGAACAGGGCCGAAGGCCTGGGCGGCGCGTTTACCTATTGCACGCTTGGCGAACCGGTTGATCTGGACAATATTCTGACCGGTAAAGACCTGCCAAGCTATGAAGCGCTTGGCGCGGTGCTGTTCCACATGGCCACCAGCGCCCCGCTGGACCCGGCGCAAGTGGATGCAGGCAAGCAGTATCTGGGCACGGTCGATGGCCAGCACCTGTGGCTGATCTATCGCCCCGATCTGGACTGGCTTAAATCGCCCGAAGCGGCGCTCACGCTGTCTTTCGCCCGCCAGATTGCCGGGGCTACACCCGATGCGCGGCATCTGGTCTTTGCCCCGGCGCGGCATGTCTCGCAGAAAATGCTCAACGATCTGAACCTGCCGGTCGAATTTGTGCCCCTGCCCTTTGCCCTTTACCGGATAGAACGGGAGTAG
- a CDS encoding tyrosine-type recombinase/integrase: MFKLTKRNVEALESRANEYFVWDSEVAGFGVRVFPSGRKTYLVQYRVGRRTKRITIAQHGVLTSDEARKQARKLLGEIAQGGDPSGDKKERSTAPTVASLIDRFLNDYAAHHVKPSTARDYASIAARLIKPQIGLFHIADVTRADIVALHHSLRDTPYQANRMLSLASRMFNLAEDWGLRAEGSNPVRRIKKFREEEKKRYLSEAEQARLGEVLGQALEDGTETVHAVSAILLLLFTGCRLGEIRTLRWDWVTARHLELPDSKTGRRRIGIQHGPDDISISRADFCVDLLAPGFVLIPDQFVMHSAAGRRDHVTDTEKSVNGKSGRTTSVTIGSSRNRQAIVYDKRAEVIAHSKSYWWGIWNHTLAQIGPDRTLLSPDPAQADANRVIRVEFRAGKDLLKDTWGIRTWAQFFDRFGDLCRQSGQVIRYTQPVPGDSNRARWPDHPLWDAACEAMNDDLAEMRSGADPNPLKAVQREDHINMLFRNVLGTSITLGALMGVGFDDLPATLADLAKRMRAELAKNPDKTAKQLQAAKERYVFIGETDATLQAR, translated from the coding sequence ATGTTCAAGCTAACCAAGAGAAATGTTGAAGCATTGGAAAGCCGCGCAAATGAGTATTTTGTGTGGGATAGCGAGGTTGCCGGATTTGGCGTTCGGGTGTTCCCGTCGGGACGCAAAACATACCTTGTGCAATACCGTGTCGGGCGGCGCACCAAGCGCATTACAATCGCCCAACACGGCGTGTTGACCTCGGATGAAGCCCGCAAGCAGGCGCGCAAGCTCTTGGGCGAGATTGCCCAAGGTGGCGACCCGTCTGGAGACAAGAAAGAACGCAGCACCGCCCCGACCGTGGCCAGCCTGATTGACAGGTTCCTGAATGACTACGCCGCGCATCACGTCAAACCCTCGACCGCGCGCGACTATGCCAGCATTGCCGCGCGCTTGATCAAGCCGCAGATAGGGCTGTTTCATATTGCCGATGTGACCCGCGCCGATATCGTGGCACTGCACCACAGCCTGCGCGATACGCCCTATCAGGCCAACCGGATGCTGAGCCTTGCCTCCAGGATGTTCAACCTTGCCGAGGATTGGGGTTTGCGCGCCGAAGGCTCCAACCCCGTGCGGCGGATCAAGAAATTCCGCGAGGAAGAAAAGAAGCGTTACCTCTCAGAAGCCGAACAAGCCCGTTTGGGCGAGGTCCTGGGCCAAGCGCTGGAGGACGGCACGGAAACCGTTCACGCCGTGTCAGCGATTCTGCTCTTGCTGTTTACGGGCTGTCGCTTGGGCGAGATCAGAACCTTGCGTTGGGATTGGGTCACGGCGCGGCATTTGGAACTGCCCGACAGCAAGACCGGGCGGCGGCGCATAGGCATCCAGCATGGCCCCGACGATATCAGCATATCACGCGCCGATTTTTGCGTGGACCTGCTTGCACCGGGCTTTGTGCTGATACCCGACCAATTTGTCATGCACAGCGCAGCCGGGCGGCGTGACCATGTAACCGATACCGAAAAATCTGTGAACGGCAAGTCGGGCCGCACAACATCTGTTACCATTGGCAGCAGCCGCAACCGGCAGGCGATTGTCTATGACAAGCGGGCCGAGGTCATAGCGCATTCAAAATCCTATTGGTGGGGTATCTGGAACCATACGCTTGCCCAAATCGGGCCTGACAGAACGCTACTTTCGCCCGACCCCGCACAAGCCGATGCAAACCGCGTTATCCGTGTGGAATTTCGGGCAGGCAAAGACCTGCTTAAAGACACATGGGGCATTCGCACTTGGGCGCAATTCTTTGACCGCTTTGGCGATTTGTGCCGCCAATCGGGGCAAGTCATCCGCTATACACAACCCGTGCCGGGCGATAGCAACCGCGCGCGCTGGCCCGATCATCCGCTTTGGGATGCCGCTTGCGAGGCCATGAATGACGACCTGGCCGAAATGCGCAGCGGCGCCGACCCGAACCCGCTCAAGGCCGTGCAGCGCGAAGATCATATCAACATGCTCTTTCGCAATGTCCTTGGCACCAGCATTACGCTGGGCGCGCTTATGGGCGTCGGGTTTGACGATTTGCCCGCAACCCTTGCGGATTTGGCCAAGCGTATGCGCGCCGAACTTGCCAAAAACCCGGACAAGACCGCCAAGCAGTTGCAAGCTGCGAAGGAACGTTATGTCTTTATTGGGGAAACGGATGCCACATTACAGGCCAGATAG
- a CDS encoding GntR family transcriptional regulator, which translates to MPTLAQARDRRTSVDLVFDHLHKSIVTLELLPGDKISEADIAAQFGVSRQPVRDAFSRLENLNLLMIRPQKATEVKRFSSHEITKSRFVRASVESEVLRRAAKHATALDGALLEASLAHQALVVEAGNYEEFGKLDYVFHENLCKIAKVDFAFEVIAFEKAHVDRLCMLGLAKEDRMPQLLADHRAIAAAVGAGKAEEAVAAGMLHLSRLDATIESIQENNPDYFDD; encoded by the coding sequence ATGCCAACACTTGCCCAGGCCCGCGACCGCCGGACCAGTGTCGACCTTGTCTTCGACCATTTGCACAAATCCATCGTCACGCTGGAACTGCTGCCGGGCGACAAAATATCCGAAGCGGATATCGCCGCGCAGTTCGGCGTTTCCCGCCAGCCCGTGCGCGATGCGTTCAGCAGGCTTGAAAACCTGAACCTGCTCATGATCCGCCCGCAAAAGGCGACCGAGGTGAAGCGGTTCTCATCGCACGAGATCACCAAGTCGCGCTTTGTGCGCGCCAGCGTTGAATCCGAAGTGCTGCGCCGGGCGGCCAAACATGCCACCGCACTTGACGGCGCGCTGCTGGAGGCAAGCCTTGCCCACCAGGCGCTGGTTGTCGAGGCCGGAAACTACGAGGAATTCGGCAAGCTCGATTATGTGTTTCATGAAAACCTGTGCAAGATTGCCAAGGTCGACTTCGCCTTCGAAGTCATCGCCTTTGAAAAGGCCCATGTCGACAGGCTTTGTATGCTCGGCCTCGCCAAGGAAGACCGGATGCCGCAGTTATTGGCCGACCATCGTGCCATTGCCGCCGCGGTTGGCGCGGGCAAGGCCGAGGAAGCCGTCGCGGCGGGAATGCTCCATCTGTCACGGCTGGATGCGACAATCGAAAGCATACAGGAAAACAATCCGGACTATTTTGATGACTAG
- a CDS encoding SDR family NAD(P)-dependent oxidoreductase, translated as MKLTNKTAIITGGGRDIGRACALKLAKEGAAVAINYFSSSEGADSAVAEIQAAGGKAFALQGDLNTQAGVDALVGKTVAEFGGIDVLVNNTGGLIARKTISEMSLEHWNAVMDLNLTSTFLMVKACIPHLKHGAIVNLASQAGRDGGGPGSVAYATSKGAVMTMTRGLAKELGPNVRVNALCPGMIDTDFHNIHTADAARRGFEASAPVKRQGVPEDVANLVLFLACDDSAFITGANVDINGGMVFS; from the coding sequence ATGAAACTCACCAACAAGACAGCAATCATCACGGGTGGCGGCCGCGATATTGGCCGTGCCTGCGCCTTGAAGCTGGCCAAGGAGGGTGCCGCGGTTGCGATCAACTATTTTTCCAGCAGCGAGGGTGCCGATAGCGCGGTTGCGGAAATTCAGGCCGCGGGTGGCAAGGCCTTTGCCTTGCAGGGCGATTTGAATACCCAGGCGGGGGTGGATGCGCTGGTCGGCAAAACCGTGGCCGAATTTGGCGGGATTGATGTGCTTGTGAACAACACGGGCGGGTTGATTGCCCGTAAAACCATTTCCGAAATGTCGCTGGAGCATTGGAATGCCGTGATGGACCTGAACCTGACCAGCACCTTTCTTATGGTCAAGGCCTGCATTCCGCACCTCAAGCACGGCGCGATTGTGAACCTTGCCAGCCAGGCAGGGCGCGATGGTGGCGGCCCGGGTTCGGTGGCCTATGCCACCTCCAAAGGCGCCGTCATGACAATGACCCGCGGCCTTGCCAAAGAGCTTGGGCCGAATGTGCGGGTGAATGCGCTATGCCCCGGCATGATCGATACCGATTTTCACAATATCCACACCGCCGATGCCGCGCGGCGCGGCTTTGAGGCATCGGCCCCGGTCAAACGCCAGGGCGTGCCGGAGGATGTTGCCAATCTGGTGCTGTTCTTGGCCTGCGATGACTCTGCCTTCATCACCGGTGCGAATGTCGATATCAACGGCGGTATGGTTTTCAGCTGA
- a CDS encoding cupin domain-containing protein, which yields MADFPIVATAENVSRQVLADHAQLMVVAFNFTAKDAEGALHSHPHIQSTYVESGRFRFSIDGVISEVGPGDSFVIPPNAVHGSICLEPGRLIDCFTPRRDDFL from the coding sequence ATGGCAGATTTCCCGATTGTGGCGACAGCCGAAAACGTATCGCGCCAGGTTTTGGCCGACCACGCCCAGCTTATGGTGGTGGCATTCAACTTTACCGCAAAAGATGCCGAAGGCGCGTTGCATAGCCATCCTCATATTCAATCGACCTATGTCGAAAGTGGCAGGTTCCGCTTTTCCATAGATGGTGTCATCAGCGAAGTCGGGCCGGGCGACAGTTTTGTCATTCCGCCGAACGCCGTTCATGGCAGCATATGCCTCGAACCCGGCCGGTTGATAGACTGTTTCACCCCCCGCCGGGACGATTTCCTGTAA
- a CDS encoding sugar kinase: MTGLPAGRLRIVSIGECMVELAPAATPGQLKQAFAGDTFNTIYYTKLLRPDWHARYLSRVGADQISADMLAQMAAHGLDVSHIRKSETRTVGLYLISLANGERSFAYWRGQSAARQLAEDPQLVAAAIADADIVFFSGITMAILEPDTRAGFLDAIARARKAGKTIAFDPNMRPRLWRDADEMRETIMRAAAASDIVLPSFDEESAQFGDIGPSATIARYQAVGAASVVVKNGPGAVCYAHCGQSGEVQPDPVGQLVDSTSAGDSFNAGLFAGLAQFGRIEPAIELASGVARQVIGQRGALVPLDLDALQR; encoded by the coding sequence ATGACAGGTCTGCCAGCAGGCAGGCTGCGCATTGTGTCGATTGGCGAATGCATGGTCGAGCTTGCCCCGGCGGCGACCCCCGGGCAGTTGAAGCAGGCCTTTGCAGGGGATACGTTCAACACGATCTACTATACCAAATTGCTGCGCCCGGACTGGCACGCGCGTTATCTCAGCCGTGTCGGGGCCGACCAGATTTCGGCGGATATGCTTGCGCAGATGGCGGCGCATGGGCTTGATGTTTCGCATATCCGCAAAAGCGAAACGCGCACGGTGGGGCTTTACCTGATATCGCTTGCCAATGGCGAACGCAGTTTCGCCTATTGGCGCGGCCAGTCGGCTGCGCGGCAACTGGCCGAAGACCCGCAGCTGGTTGCCGCCGCCATTGCCGATGCCGATATCGTTTTCTTTTCCGGGATCACAATGGCGATTCTGGAGCCTGATACCCGCGCCGGCTTTCTTGATGCCATTGCCAGGGCGCGCAAAGCAGGCAAAACCATTGCGTTCGACCCGAACATGCGCCCGCGCCTGTGGCGCGATGCCGATGAGATGCGCGAAACGATCATGCGCGCTGCGGCTGCAAGCGACATCGTGCTGCCTTCGTTTGACGAGGAATCGGCGCAGTTTGGCGATATCGGCCCGTCGGCAACCATTGCCCGATACCAGGCGGTCGGGGCGGCTTCGGTTGTTGTGAAGAACGGGCCGGGCGCGGTGTGCTATGCGCATTGCGGCCAGTCGGGAGAGGTGCAGCCAGACCCTGTCGGCCAGTTGGTCGATTCCACCAGCGCGGGCGACAGTTTCAATGCCGGGCTGTTTGCGGGGCTGGCGCAGTTTGGCCGCATCGAACCCGCAATTGAATTGGCATCGGGCGTGGCACGCCAGGTGATCGGCCAGCGTGGCGCGCTCGTGCCGCTGGATCTGGACGCGCTGCAACGATAA
- a CDS encoding ribonuclease activity regulator RraA, whose product MANPKPASETPVAPETLAQLQQVSTATIATLLYKKGYKNCYVQGVVPLGQNQPRMVGPAFTLRYIAAREDTDPIEAFREPDHPQRVAIETCPKGHVLVMDCRQDASAASAGSILLTRLQIRGGAGVVSDGGIRDAAGAGALAMPVFAAKASAPTNLTKHHAVDMDVPVSCGGVAVYPGDIVVGDADGVMIVPRHLADALAAEAGPMELFEEFVLGEVLRGVAIIGLYPPTDPDTLVRFETWKEARK is encoded by the coding sequence ATGGCGAACCCGAAACCGGCATCTGAAACCCCCGTAGCGCCCGAAACGCTTGCGCAGTTGCAACAGGTCAGCACGGCGACAATCGCCACCCTGCTTTACAAAAAGGGCTATAAGAACTGCTATGTTCAGGGGGTTGTGCCATTGGGGCAGAACCAGCCCCGCATGGTGGGCCCGGCCTTTACGCTGCGCTATATCGCAGCGCGCGAGGATACAGACCCGATCGAGGCGTTTCGCGAACCCGACCATCCGCAGCGTGTTGCCATAGAAACCTGCCCGAAAGGCCATGTTCTGGTGATGGATTGCCGGCAGGATGCCAGCGCCGCCTCGGCCGGCTCGATTTTGCTGACACGGCTGCAAATTCGCGGCGGTGCCGGTGTTGTCAGCGATGGCGGCATTCGCGATGCGGCCGGGGCGGGCGCGCTTGCCATGCCGGTTTTCGCGGCCAAAGCCTCGGCCCCGACCAACCTGACCAAACATCATGCGGTGGATATGGATGTGCCGGTCTCCTGTGGCGGCGTTGCCGTTTATCCGGGCGACATTGTCGTGGGCGACGCCGATGGCGTGATGATCGTGCCGCGCCATCTGGCCGATGCGCTCGCCGCCGAGGCGGGGCCAATGGAACTGTTCGAGGAATTCGTGCTTGGCGAGGTGCTGCGCGGGGTGGCGATCATCGGGCTTTATCCGCCAACCGACCCCGACACGCTTGTGCGTTTTGAAACATGGAAGGAGGCCCGCAAATGA